The proteins below come from a single Gossypium raimondii isolate GPD5lz chromosome 2, ASM2569854v1, whole genome shotgun sequence genomic window:
- the LOC105788742 gene encoding kinesin-like protein KIN-UA, with amino-acid sequence MAYGQTGTGKTYILGRLGEEDTANRGIMVRAMEDILAEVSPEIDSVLVSYLQLYMESLQDLLDPTNDNISIVEEPKSGDVSLPGATLVEIRDQQSFMSIFIGLYLVDFHFTVFS; translated from the exons ATGGCTTATGGTCAGACTGGTACTGGAAAAACATATATTCTTGGTCGACTTGGGGAGGAAGATACAGCTAATCGTGGAATAATGGTCCGTGCTATGGAGGACATTTTGGCAGAAGTTTCACCAGAAATTGATTCTGTTTTGGTCTCCTATTTGCAG CTTTACATGGAGAGCTTACAAGATCTTCTTGATCCTACTAATGACAACATTTCCATTGTTGAAGAGCCTAAATCTGGAGATGTTTCACTACCTGGGGCTACCCTTGTAGAAATAAGAGATCAGCAGAGTTTTATGtcaatttttattggtttatatTTGGTTGATTTTCATTTCACTGTATTTTCTTAG